tattacgtcatttccattaaatcagtgtaaaaaggtcttcaagcaatattatcgtttatcgcaataatttttgagacaattaattgttcagcaaaatttgctatcgtgacaggcctagttctGCCGTTATTATTCCATTACCGTCATATTACTGGAAgtgttctcaaaacaacaatattattgtttattgcaataattactCATCCAGCGAAAtgtgttatcatgacaggcctagtaAAGGCGCGTTACTAGCTTTAGCGGCTAATGGGCGCTGTCCTCTCCAGTGATATGTGTCGGTGGgttcttccagttccagtgagCGTCTCTAACTTCTCCTGTTTGCTCCCAGTAAGCTGCAGTGCCTCCACTTCTCCTGCTGGGACACCAGTAAGGAGTGGATGGTGGACCTGCCGCCGGGCGAGGACGTGAAGGCGCTGTGTCTGGGTCAGGGCTGGGCGGCCGTCGCCACCAGCGCGCTGCTGCTGCGGCTGTTCTCCGTCGGCGGCGTCCAGAGGGAGATCTTCAGCCTGCCGGGGCCGGTGGTGTGCATGGCCGGCCACGGGGAGCAGCTGCTGGTGGTTTACCACAGAGGTTCGACccaaacacaaatacagagGTTTCCCTGAGTCCAAACAACAGGCTGGACTTTTCTTGCAGATCAGagttattttttctcatttctgtgtttatttcctcCTACTGAAAAGTCCTGAGTTCAATtcttttgcagattttaaaatatcctgatatttcaaattttatgtAAGGCTGACACgattaaatgtgattaatccATTATTGAATTAATCAACAACGTTAGTTATTGGTTAATCGTTAACTATAACAATTTGCTGAGAGAATAatatattgtcaccttcctaaaataatggccaaagtcatttttttgccaaaagttattatttaattttcttaactcacctggttcaaattcagtaAAATTAATCTCCTATCAAGCACCAATCATTAatcaaaaaaatacagaataatttatagtatgtttttagctgcagatgaatcctttgctacaaatgatgaAGCTTTCACTAAAGGAAAGCTGTTACCATTTTAGTAACAATTAATTGGATAATAaattgttgttgcattttagtcaatgaaatgttttatttgcatattttaacttatttctAATGTATAAAAGAGGcttaaaaggttaaataaaaaatctgaacaatgtgccaattttttatgattaatcagttaatcttCAGAAGAATTGATTAGAAAAATGATCATAGATGCAGCACCAAGTTCACTCTACAATGTTCCTAGAGactttggaagaaaaacaggcccacagcatcacacgtCTTCAGCCGTACCTAACAGATTTGATGTTGAAAATCTCAGTTTGCGTCTCATCTGACTAAAGTTCCCAACTCCTAATTAACATCCTAGAAGTATTTGGCAAACTCCACATGTTCgtgtttgtgatggtaggatgGAAAAAGCCTTTCTTAGCTTCATTTCTGATCCACTTTGCATATAAATGGCATCTagtggttgtcatggagacagGTGAGCTCAGTATGTTACAGATCTGAAAatggctatttttattttatttttatttttttacctttttcccTCGTTATCCACCTCCTCTGTGGGTTTTGATGGGTACAAACTTTTACCTCTATCAAAGATGAACAGGCTCTCAAAATGGCCGCCCATGAATTGTATTGATGCTCATGTTTTTTTGCTTCGTGCCCTCAGCGACGGGTTTCGACGGAGAACAAGCTCTCGGcattcagctgctgcagtttggtCTCAGAAAGAGGCAGCTGATGAACGGCGAACCGCTCCCCCTCTCCCCCAAGTCGTACCTCTCCTGGGCTGGGTTCACCGCCGAAGGTCAGAACCCGGACGAAGTTTCTCACGTCTGGACGAAAAGTTTGGTTTCAGAGCCGCTTTCTCGTGTTTTCAGGCACGGCGTGCTACGTGGATTCAAACGGGCTGGTGCGGATGCTGAACCGCGCCCTGGGCAACACGTGGACGCCAGTTTGTAACACCAGAGAAACCTGCAAGAGCAAATCGGATCACTACTGGGTGGTTGGGGCGCACGAGAACCCCCAGCAGCTCAGGTGAGCCTCAAAAACTCACAGGCTGAGTGTGTAAAGTGGAAGAAGCTTTTATATATTACTGCTGAGAAAAATGATGACTGTATATGGagaataaagtgtttttatgttgaaaataatAGCAGTGCAGctcaaaatattagaaaattccaaaaagttatttttctctccttccaAAAAGTTAAACTCTTTTAGATTCATTACATATGGagtgaaatattaaaaaccttttttcttgtaaattttattattctGGTTTACAGAcagtaaaaacccaaaatgtggCTTCTCAAAATATCAGAATATTAcacaagataaataaataaaaaaaatgttttaaagagcaaataaaaagtATGTTAAAGTCTATACCAGAGCTTCAACTAGcagttattttagttattgattattctatttattaatcaaaaaatcagattaaaaactttgtcacattaaaaataaaaagtctccaATAATCAAACATCTGTGGAAGTTTAGGGTCACATGAAAAAAAGATTCTGACttgtttttcctcagaatttcatgtttttaaatcctaattcttaattttttgtcaCAGATTTCTGACCTTCACATCAgaattagtgtttttttcctctgaattatgaagttttttctcagaacttttacttttttatctgAATTGTGACTTTAgtcttatgaaaaaaaaaatctaaattatgagaaaaattcagataaattttttttctattctcaGTGGCACTAACCCTCTTCTACATCCTCCTGTTCCAATTTTTATTACCTTGAATTGGAGTATTAGGCTGCAAAAAATCAGTCCAGTGGCAGCAAATGGCCCCCGCGCCACACTTTGAACACCATTGCTTTAACTTATTCGCAGTAATAAAACCGTTCCATTTCACCTGTTTAGTGAATCTATATAATTCATGAGCTTAAtgatactctttttttttttctccttgtttaCGGTTTAAATTTTGACGTCaagttgattattttatttgtattattatttgaatGCATTCAGGTGTATCCCATGCAAAGGCTCCCGGTATCCTCCCACTCTGCCTCGGCCGGCTGTCGCCATCCTGCCGTTTAAGCTGCCGCTGTGTCAGACCAGCACAGAAAAGGGACAAATGGAGGTGAACGCAAACACAAAAACCCAACACATGTTGGGAAACGGCTtctctcttttcattttgtttctgaggCATGCTTGTTTGTTGTAGTGGAACGGTTTCAGGAAGTAATTCCTAAATTTTCCgtcctccattttgtttccagGAGCAGTACTGGCGTTCCGTCCTCTTCCATAATCACTACAGCTTCCTGTCCTCCAGCGGCTACGAAGTCGACGAGGCTGCGCAGACGCAGTCGGAcaaggagcagcaggagcttCTCATGAAGATGTTTGCTGTAAGTAAGAGAGAACATGAACCTTAACTATGCtctaaaatacacattttatacTTCTACTTGGGTTTtcactgtttctaaaaacaaaaaaacactttaaaaaaccacccagctgtttttcagcaacaagtttttagtatgttttttatgttttttggtatCTGGAAAATAAGCCATTTTAAAAACCTTCCTAATGTAACGTCTAGCAGGCACTGACCTTTCACCTAGTagccccagccaagcccagccccgTTACCCAGCAACCCCAGGGGAACtctgcctgttacctagcaacccaagctgagctccaccAAACTTTTGGTCAGAACAAGAGTAACGGAAATGAAAACCAGAATAATTTAAACAGCAAcaagcaataaatcagttaattgaATGTTAAATTGAAACAATCTCAATCATTTCTATTTGCaagatttagcatttttttctctttctgataAAACTGGAAGataagtcttcagtctggtgcttttgtctcagccagatctttTCTggaggacaattttgtttacagagacttcataattcactGTTTTAGTTGTCTCggttgtttcatttattttggaggtttaaaatgtcttctagctCCAGTTTAAATGTTCAGCAGAATTTaaggtttattgatctttggGAATCTGTTCTGGCATTATTGCCAtagttgaaaatggtttcaaaacaatattattgtttatcgcaacaactgctgggacaatttatccatccagcaaaatttatcgTGAGAGTCCCATATGCTAATATATactgctgtatgcgctgtacaatggctgctggaaaagaaaagtgttttgttgccTTCATTCAGAAACCTCTTGCTGCATTTTTCTTGGTTGTAcgggaggctccacttctgcttttcaaagattgtATAATTGTTTGGCATCTGTTTGAAGCCATTTTTAGTAAAATGTAAACTTTGagttgcattttaaaatgacaagaggccctaaaacacagaactgagcagactaaaatctgctgaaggattttgtgaaaaagattaataaacatgttttgtatcgaTCCAAACGGTTCAAGGAAGCATGACGGGTCACCGTTGACTCGTTGTTTGTTCCAGTTGTCCTGTAAACTGGAGCGGGAGTTTCGCTGCGTGGAGCTGGCGGAGCTGATGACCCAGAACGTGGTGACTCTGGCGATCCGGTACGCGTCCCGATCCAGGCGGATGAACCTGGCGCAGCGGCTCAGCGAGATCGCGCTAGAGAAGTCGACCCAGCTTCAGGAAGACGAGGAACCCGAAGATGAGCCGGAGTTCACCAGCGACAGACGCACCTCGGGGTAAATCAGAACACATCGCTCCCTACGGCggaaacgattaatcgattattaaaataatcgtcaactaaaaTTGTTAGCTAGAGTGTACAGGCTCAAAAAAGGCCTTTTGCTGAACGAACAAtttattcagagcagtaattaaactaaaactttatggaaaataaatatattttggattttatatgaaaagaaaatgtcatgtaaatttgttctacccagaactcaagtggcagttttagcttcatccgtttcaaattactgtaaaaaattaTCCTACTAAAGCACcatttgctataaaatgattaatcaatcaaaAATTATCAGTAGATCAGCCCAATGCTGCATTTAGTCAAGCAGAAAGGTCTGACTTTTCACACAATAGAAATATTTCTTAGTTGCAGATGCATCTTTTCCTACAAATGAGTTTTTCTCTAATTCCATTTtggtaattgattattctgacaatcgaTTAAATGGATAATAAATTCAGTCTacgtatttttttcatttaaccacttaatcCTTTCtatacaatatttaaattacattaaaagattaaagtaaacaaatcaattagatttattttagaaaattaggaccgaaacaattaatcagattaactGCACTTATTTAGTAACtcattaatcgttaactggagtatactgacaaaaacattatattcagaacagtaattaagccaaaactgtataaataatatatatacattttgtgtttaagaTTAAAGaacctttgtctgtaaaaatgttttacccaaaactaTTTAAGTGGCAGTTTTATCTTCACCTgtttcaaattcactaaaggaatgctgttattgcattttagttaaaaatttattgaattatttccTAATTTGCatctttattgtatttttaatataatgtaaaaagttaaatgaaaaatttgcagaatgtggccatttatccaattaatcgccagaacaatcgattaatcaaataatcgttagttgcagctctGGATTAGATGGTCTGTAATCTGGAAGAGAACAAATGTTTCCagtctgtttattttctatatCCATAAACGTCCTTTAACTTTATTTGGCCAGTTATCGGCAGAGCGAACCTTACAACACGAGGCagaatgaggaggaggaggatgatgaagaagaagagcgagtggaggaagaggacagaAGGGAAATGGAGACCGAGGAAACTAAAAGACGTGAGTTTTCACCTCCTTTCCTCTGCTAGTTCTTCCCAAACCGTGGATGAGTCCAGCTGACGGTTCCCTTTGATTCTCAGGTTTGAATCCTTTCGCTAAAGAGTCGGGTTTACCTGCGAAGCCGTCGCTGACGCCAGGTGAGTCCAGGATGCAGGCGACCGCCGGCGTGTTGTCGCTGTTTGCTAATTTCAGTATCGTCTGTCTGTGGATAAATTACTTCAGacatgttgaaataaaactctttggttaaaataaaaaaattatcagtTTATTAAGTGGCTTATCAAAGTTTTACATCTGCATTGCATcaggaaaccaaaaaaaaatatctttaccCATTTATAtgtccatttatccatccatccatttatccgTCTGATCAAAATTCCTGAATCTTTGCTTCTTTCTGATCCAGTTGGTCGAGTTGGAAGATCAAACCCCTTCAAGGTGAGAACCGCAGCGCCTTTCTTCACCAGGTTATGTTTTGTAGTGTAAACGTTAAACTGCGGGTTAAATCCGATGCGTTCAGGTCGCTGATTCTGGCAAGCCGACGTCTTCGTCCGGACAACCTCGAGCGTCAAACATCCTGGACAACATGAGGTCCAGCAGGAAGCTGGCGCCGCTCAGCGGGTCGGCAGGAAAACCCAGCAAAGGGCCCGTCCTCAAGCCGCTGGCTCCCAGAACCAAAGCCAAGGTAACTacggctgaaacgattaatcaggattaatcgattattgatcAATTTATTAAGCTGTTTCTAATATTGTTAAAGACTTGAAtaagcatttttattcaattatttgtCAGATTAATCCATAAATAAAAGAATCGTTACTTGCTATCCTAAAGGTGACATcatcatctttaaaataaataatatctacGACTTGTTAATagctaaatttaaataatatggatcatattttagtgttttttaggACTTTAAACAGAagttatgacattttttatctgtttgagaaaaacagaaggtctttaatttttatttcttgtgctTTTCTCCGACAGGCTCAGTCAACTCTGCTGCAGATCTCCAGCAACAAGATGCCCAGTAAGAAAACTCCGGAGGCCGCGGAGCCGGCCGCAGATCTGCAGAAACAGCCTGACGTTGTAGCGCCacctgcagaaaacacagaaaataagagGTGGAGTATATTAAAAGAAGAGCAGATTAGTGAAACTTCTGTGtttagataaaagaaaaattaagaaactcTTTGTCTTCAGGCCAAAAACGGGCTTCCAGCTGTGGCTGGATGAGAACCGGAAAATCATAATCGCCGATAATCCGGACCTGGATGAGACGGACGTCATCAAAGAGGCGATGGGACGATTCAGGACGATGTCAGCAGACGAGAGACtggtacaaaaatattaattaaatttatcCATAACCTAAAGCGAGACATGAGAGAAATGGTGACTGAAATCACCAGAGAGCGTATTGCCTCTGTATGAAAGTGGAACTAAATATTCCTAGTAGGGGAAGCACGGTGGGGTTAGTGTTGTGATATGGGGTTACAtcatttctgaatgtttttatatgGCATCAGTGATTTCTGTTATCTGGAGAACAAAAAGCAGTTCCCTGTTTTAGTGACTCCAACTATATTTTAGCTAAGGTTAGCTAAAATGTTGCCAGTAGCATGTGGGCTTTCGCTATTATTTTGACTAACATTGACTCTCTTCATCCAGTATGCTAACCATGGctattttatcaatattaactaaaatgctaatttttgtGTTGCTGTTGGCTAACACTAGCATGTTGAGGTACTAGCATGATGACGCCAGCAGGATGTGAGCTCGCACCATTCAGTAAGCTAACTGTAGCTGCTTcattaaaattagttaaaatgctAATTCTAGCTATGATGCTAACATTGCATGAAGGTTATCAAAAGCATGTTGACTCATTATTGGCCCCAAAAAGTTTTTACTAAGGTCCACCTGCATCTgcttttgaattaaaattacTGGAAATTTGTCTTACTTTTTACTATTAACTCCTTAAGTGCCACCCTCAAAATGCTTCCATGTAAGTCAAAGTATTTTAAGTCAAAAGTATTTTGACTTGTAAGTCACTGTCATCATGGTAGCTAATGGGttaaaaagaaagtgaaaatcATGATTATTAAAAGATGGAAACATGTGTATACTATTAAGCAGagaaagaaatggagaaatATGCACCATTCTTCTGAGGGCCACAAAAAATCAGTGCCCGGACCACATTTGGCCCTCGCGCCTCACTTTGAACATCCCTGGTTTAGACTTTCTACAAGGAAATTTTATCCCCTACaggtaaaacatgtaaatacagAGTTTTAGACATGAATTAATTATATGTAAATCTTTTAAATGAGCACAGCTAaagaatatttccaaattaaattcATTCAAATGTTGGCTTTTTGGACGGTATCACCGACGGTCAGTAAGGAGGAAAAACGAGGGCAGCTGTGTCACAAATGAGTCGCTTCACCTTTTCATCTTCCTGCTCCTGACCCTGCATACATCATGTCCGTCAGCGGGAAACCGGATCATTCGGAACAGAAAGCGAAGAGGAGGtggagaggaagatgaggaggatgaagagggtCGTTGCCTGGGAACCCGACGATCCTGTGATGATGCTTTCAGCTGGTTGATGTTCAGGAGAGGAGACGACATTTCTTTTTATCCgctgttttgtattttaggGGTTTCTTGGATTGGATACTTtaaatttactgtatttattgatacaaaaaaattaacaaacactTGCATTGGATCACcttgaccagcagggggcgcacaGCGTAGCAGAGCGCTATTATCCTACAAACCTTTATAAATATATCTGGTTTAAAGAAActaagagaaaaacaagaaagatcCTCAGAAAGTCtggaagctaaataaattacatttgctttaaaacttttttatatttactgtattttacgGCCATAAGTGtcaaatcataattttttatttctggttgTGTATTTTGAAGGTTTCCATGTTTTTGTCTGGAAAACTGTAGAATTTGGTTTCAATTCCAGATCTGGATGactgttgaaaaatattttaattctagACTTTATTCCTGATCTATTTATTCAAAAGATTTTCAATCAATCTATttatccgtccgtccgtccgtccgtccgtccatgagcttcttttgcttttattgaactttttattttaccagggaaatgtttaaaattccaaatttctaattaaaattgGAATTCATCGTAAAATTAAGTTTTAgcttaaagttttattgaatatcaaccaagaagtgaaaaaatgacatttgatTCAGACATCTGTGACCCCAAGGTCAGATTAGCAACAATCCGCTGCTTTTCATGTCGGACTGGTTTGTTACTGTTAACGACAGCTGctggacgtgtgtgtgtgtgagcgcgcgcgtgtgtctgtgtgtgtctccaCTCAGCGGCCTGATGATTCATCCCAGATCTATTACGTCTAGGAAACGCTTCCTTTTGTCTctgagaggagagagaaaaaataaaatcacgaGGGGGAAGAGAGACGCCGCCTGTCAATAGTGATTAAACATGACAGGATGCAATTTCCAGCCGCACGCCTGAGTGTCCGTGTGCGCTGTTAGTCATCGCCGCGCAGGTGTTCGCCGCCTGCGTTGGACGATGAGTAGAAATCTCTGCGTTTTTGTCCCAAACTGCAATTAACGTGAGCGTCTTGGTGTCTTCTGTTCCAGTCGTGGACAGAAAGAGCGAAAGGACAAAGCGGAGACGCTGCAGAcgtgaagaaaagaaagagatcaGAAAACGAAGCGGTGGAGAGCGATGAAAGTAACGCCAAAAAGAAGTCGTCGTCGCTGGATCCGTCCTCCAAGCTGTCTGCGTTCGCATTCagcaaaaactgaaagttttacccatgaaaaatgtggaaaaagatgTTTTGAGACGAgttatttgtttctgtgttggaTCAAACGAACCAGATTGATAGCAATCTGGTTCTTTTTTATATTCAATTTGTAaaaacttttctgtattttagcaatttaataaatattaaaattcagACTTAGTGTGAATTAATGGTGTTTTTTGATGCAAATTAACAGTGCCTTTTGAAAAATACccaacattttacattttgcaccTTTTTGTACTTTAATTTGTGTCTAacctgcttctaaaaacaaccccaaagaaaaaaacacacaagccagtttttggcaataagttaggggttttttggtgtctggaatatgagccgtttcaaaatcATTTGGAATacaacgtcacaaatcagcaagcctgttacctggcaaccccagCCTGTTACCGGGCAACTGTTTGTCAGGTTCTGAACGTGCATCAGAATTTTTGGGGGGAACAAATtcaaatttgctagaaaaaaatatcttaaattttctataattttttttaaattttagtttgaaataccaaaatatttgcttgaaaaaaactaaaattttgagattaaattccAACAtttacctggaaaaaaaaaaaaaggttttaaaagttataaaaattgttagaaaaaagattttttcacttttgaaactaaactttgtttttttgtttttctaagaaCCTTAGTGGTTATGAATGCGTTAGCTCCACCCCCTCCCAATCTCCTCAGCCAATAGGATCGCTCCCTGGATTATCCGGCGGTTATAAAGCCGGTGCTGAAGCTGAGCGGTTCACTTTCTCAGCTGAAACGCGCATCTGTTAAACTCCAGATCTGGTCCGGACCGGTTCGGCAGGTTCTGAACTCGCATCtggctaaagaaaataaagaaactggtTCAACGGGCGGATCTTAAGGAAGCGGACAGCGGGATGGAGCACTCTAAGAAGACGATGTACGGCTCGGGAGACAGGAGGGACTCCTCCGCGGACGGCGGCGCCGTCCTCAACGGACACTTTGACGGGATGGTGAAACGGCCGGCGGTCGCCTCGCCGGCGGCGGAGCCCGGCGCCCACCGGGCGACCAGCTCGGTGATGGAGAGCTGGAAGGAGGAGCGGACCCGGAGCCTGGAGGACAACGAGATGAGCCTGCCGTCGCTGGCCGCTGCCTACACCACCATCCTGCGGGGGCTCGGAGAGGATCCGCAGCGGCAGGGGCTCCTGAAGACTCCCTGGAGGGCCGCCACCGCCATGCAGTTCTTCACCAAGGGATACCAGGAGAAAATTATCggtgagtttgttttaaacccCCAGAGCTGTTCGGAGGAGCCCGTGGTTTGTCCTGACAGGCAACAGGTGTGAGGCGGCTCTGAAAAACTCTCTTCAACTAACTAAATAATCACTTAGTTTATGAAATACTTCATAATTtggccatttttattttccatgattACTAATTGACCCATTTAGTGTTTGTGAGCAGAGATAGATGGAAGAGTGTTGAGCCAAAAAGCGATCGAGCGCGGTATGGCATCCCGTTGTAACATAAAATCGACTGCACTTCAGGTGTAAATTGATTTATGGCTACGGCAGACCGTTGTGACATATAATTGACTTCACATATCTTAAATTGATTTATGACTTGACAACTTAGTTATACAAGACATCTCTAATTATACTTTGACTACTctaaatgacgtcagatttaccATTGATTTATATGGATGTATAGCAGGCCGATTTAACATATAATCGGTTTCACTGCACTTGCAATCCATAAGATATCTGAAATAGCATTATGACTAGACTTATTAGTAAGTTAAGATACCTCTAATTATAGTTTGACTTGACAAAATACCTTTTTGAGAGATCTTCATTTATTCTGACTAGGATAAATGACGTCATAATTACCACTGACTTGTACGAGACTTCAATTCAATATATCTGAAATATATGTTTCAAAAATATACCattaaattatgactagtcataaagtaaatttaaGATGTTACTTTTTGTTCTGTATAGTCATaattgtaattaaatttttcttaaaGTATTTTCAGACAGAAGATTCAGAGATTAGACGAGAGCAAATTCAATTCTAGTTaccttaaaagcaaaaaattaaaataaaattaagattgCTTTCAGTGTGAATCTGCCAGGGATGTGGGTTTAATTCAGTTAAtaagaatttaataaaatataatggaCGTTGACCTATGAGAGACTTTCCCCTGAATCAATGAAACGGTTGTTTGATTTAGGGGAAAAGCCTCTGAGCCATATTACACTAAACAAACTGGTCTGCTGAAACCCATCAGCGCAGCCCTGAGTTTCTGTTGTTCGGGCTGATTTAAATGTACTCACTATGCATtatgcatttctgttttgtgaTCACTGCATTACAATAAATTCCTGTTCAGTCTTGtgaaataacaacaaaactTGAGCAAAAGTCTAAGTTCTTAATCAGATTAGATGAACGTTCAACCTAAATCCACCCTCTGCTCCATAATTACAtgcttggttttgttttttgtgttgtaattCTTTTCCAGCTCTATTAAAACCACTGAACTCAAAGGTTTAAGGAAAACAATATCGGATTTTAACCACTCAAATATCTCAGACGACTGAGTTACAAATGTTGGCATGAGTGAGACGCAGTAAGATCCAGACTCCTGgtctgttttcacacctgataatcTGGTAGATTCCCTTCGATCCCTgaacaaaattgcaacatttgttacattttcagctgctgcgcttctcaaacaaaccaaacgttttgaaaaacctgttcccctcctcgcctgtgggggcgctgcaccaagaaccactgaagaagacATTAACctcaactttcttcttcacgaaatgtaaacaaaaatggagccgcatcagattttagcggttgtagcatttttattttgtctttggaaaAAGATCATGAGACATTTCTCCCATTGGCGCTAGACTAGTGCGTTTGTTTAGCttaatttacccagaattccctgcgctgtagtccgttttcatcaatattagtAAAttcttgacttaaaacaagcccctatgtcttgctgaaaagctacttgtaagttagtttcacatgatttcaagtgtactaagatatttgcagtaggaactggaccaaaaatcgtggtaatatttt
This genomic stretch from Xiphophorus hellerii strain 12219 chromosome 4, Xiphophorus_hellerii-4.1, whole genome shotgun sequence harbors:
- the wdhd1 gene encoding WD repeat and HMG-box DNA-binding protein 1 isoform X2, whose protein sequence is MPCERKPMRYGHSEGHTEVCFDDTGRYIVTCGNDGDVRIWESLDDDDPKFITVGEKAYSLALKKGKLVTASSSNTVQIHTFPDGDPDGILTRFTTNATHVTFNRSGTRVAAGSSDFMVKVVEVSDSSQQKTLRGHEAPVLSVTFDPKDEYLASSSCDGSVVVWSIEQQTQVISWPLLQKTNDVSNATSLCRLAFQPAAGKFLAVPVETRVHLYERGTWDHVGSLSDELLTQPVNVAAWSPCGRFLAAGAIGGLLTIWDVNSRLVVERQKHEKGFTVCSLAWHPSGSQIVYTDTEGCLGLLDGLGTSGTGTSSTKASAAKPKDYDDLFDEDDDRLMDEGLSDANSPVKKAAEDEDDDDFLIPSTGRVRNRGAILNDENSLGSLKLGQDKFGDDEDDDAGSSVAPAAAQRPVYDGPVPTPPQKAFQPGATPAHLTHRFMMWNSVGIVRGYNDEQDNAIDVEFHDTAVHHAMHLTNSLGHTMADLSQEAVLLACPSTDDLASKLQCLHFSCWDTSKEWMVDLPPGEDVKALCLGQGWAAVATSALLLRLFSVGGVQREIFSLPGPVVCMAGHGEQLLVVYHRATGFDGEQALGIQLLQFGLRKRQLMNGEPLPLSPKSYLSWAGFTAEGTACYVDSNGLVRMLNRALGNTWTPVCNTRETCKSKSDHYWVVGAHENPQQLRCIPCKGSRYPPTLPRPAVAILPFKLPLCQTSTEKGQMEEQYWRSVLFHNHYSFLSSSGYEVDEAAQTQSDKEQQELLMKMFALSCKLEREFRCVELAELMTQNVVTLAIRYASRSRRMNLAQRLSEIALEKSTQLQEDEEPEDEPEFTSDRRTSGYRQSEPYNTRQNEEEEDDEEEERVEEEDRREMETEETKRRLNPFAKESGLPAKPSLTPVGRVGRSNPFKVADSGKPTSSSGQPRASNILDNMRSSRKLAPLSGSAGKPSKGPVLKPLAPRTKAKAQSTLLQISSNKMPSKKTPEAAEPAADLQKQPDVVAPPAENTENKRPKTGFQLWLDENRKIIIADNPDLDETDVIKEAMGRFRTMSADERLSWTERAKGQSGDAADVKKRKRSENEAVESDESNAKKKSSSLDPSSKLSAFAFSKN
- the wdhd1 gene encoding WD repeat and HMG-box DNA-binding protein 1 isoform X1, encoding MPCERKPMRYGHSEGHTEVCFDDTGRYIVTCGNDGDVRIWESLDDDDPKFITVGEKAYSLALKKGKLVTASSSNTVQIHTFPDGDPDGILTRFTTNATHVTFNRSGTRVAAGSSDFMVKVVEVSDSSQQKTLRGHEAPVLSVTFDPKDEYLASSSCDGSVVVWSIEQQTQVISWPLLQKTNDVSNATSLCRLAFQPAAGKFLAVPVETRVHLYERGTWDHVGSLSDELLTQPVNVAAWSPCGRFLAAGAIGGLLTIWDVNSRLVVERQKHEKGFTVCSLAWHPSGSQIVYTDTEGCLGLLDGLGTSGTGTSSTKASAAKPKDYDDLFDEDDDRLMDEGLSDANSPVKKAAEDEDDDDFLIPSTGRVRNRGAILNDENSLDTGSLKLGQDKFGDDEDDDAGSSVAPAAAQRPVYDGPVPTPPQKAFQPGATPAHLTHRFMMWNSVGIVRGYNDEQDNAIDVEFHDTAVHHAMHLTNSLGHTMADLSQEAVLLACPSTDDLASKLQCLHFSCWDTSKEWMVDLPPGEDVKALCLGQGWAAVATSALLLRLFSVGGVQREIFSLPGPVVCMAGHGEQLLVVYHRATGFDGEQALGIQLLQFGLRKRQLMNGEPLPLSPKSYLSWAGFTAEGTACYVDSNGLVRMLNRALGNTWTPVCNTRETCKSKSDHYWVVGAHENPQQLRCIPCKGSRYPPTLPRPAVAILPFKLPLCQTSTEKGQMEEQYWRSVLFHNHYSFLSSSGYEVDEAAQTQSDKEQQELLMKMFALSCKLEREFRCVELAELMTQNVVTLAIRYASRSRRMNLAQRLSEIALEKSTQLQEDEEPEDEPEFTSDRRTSGYRQSEPYNTRQNEEEEDDEEEERVEEEDRREMETEETKRRLNPFAKESGLPAKPSLTPVGRVGRSNPFKVADSGKPTSSSGQPRASNILDNMRSSRKLAPLSGSAGKPSKGPVLKPLAPRTKAKAQSTLLQISSNKMPSKKTPEAAEPAADLQKQPDVVAPPAENTENKRPKTGFQLWLDENRKIIIADNPDLDETDVIKEAMGRFRTMSADERLSWTERAKGQSGDAADVKKRKRSENEAVESDESNAKKKSSSLDPSSKLSAFAFSKN